The genomic DNA GGCTCAGGCTACCAATTAGCGGTGCGGGACATGGAAATTCGCGGGGTGGGCAATCTGCTGGGGGCGGAACAGTCGGGGCAGATGGACGCCATTGGGTTTGACCTCTATATGGAGATGCTGGAGGAAGCGATCGCTGAAATTCGCGGTCAAGACATTCCCCAGGTGGACGACACCCAAATTGATCTCAACGTCACGGCCTTTGTCCCCGCCGACTATATTCCCGACCTTGATCAAAAGATGAGCGCCTATCGAGCCGTGGCCGCGGCCCAGTCTCGTCGCGAGCTGACTCAAATTGCCGCTGACTGGAGCGATCGCTATGGCCCTCTCCCCGGTGCCACCCAGCAGTTGATTCGAGTGATGGAGCTCAAGCAAATTGCCAAGGGGCTGGGCTTTTCCCGCATTAAGCCAGAGGGCAAGCAGCATGTGGTGCTGGAAACCCCCATGGAAGAACCGGCCTGGCGACGGCTGCAGGAAAACCTCCCCGACCATTTGCGATCGCGCTTTGTCTACAGCAGCGGCAAGGTGACGGTGCGGGGGCTAGGGGCACTGAAGGCCGAGCAGCAGCTTGAAAATCTGGTCACTTGGCTCTCTAAAATGCAGGGTGCCTTGCCGGAGTTGGCCCTAGTGTCGTCTTAATCCCAGGATCTAATCACTATGACTAAGTGTTTAGTACTCTGAGAGTTTCTAGTACTCTGAAGCGGAAGTAACCCGCCTAGGAGCTAAGGTGGAAACCCTTGTGTGCCCTAGACTTCCTTGTCGTTCTTCTGTCTTCGTTTTTCTATCTTCGTTCTTCTATCTTGCGTTACTAGGGGCGATCGCTCTGTCCCGCCAGTTGACAAAGAAGAGTGGCCGAGAGGATGGCCGCGGCTCCTAGGATGCCCTGAATGCCCAAGCGTTCGTTGATCACCACAAAGGCAAAAATCGATGCCCATACGGGCTCTAGGGTATAGACAATCGAGGCTTGGCTGGCACCTACAAACCGCTGTCCCCAAGTTTGCAGGACGGTGGTGAAGGCGGTGGTAAAAATCCCTAGATACATGAGGGCAGGCCAGGGGAGATTTGGCCAACTGCTGGGCATGAGATACTCAGCTTGCCCTAGGAAGACCCAAAGGAGGGCGATCGCTGTGGTGCCCCAGAGCTGGGCTGCGGTCAGGGTGAGGGCATTAAACGACGGCGTGTGGACTTCGAGCCGCCAAATGTAGAGGGTATAGGACAGGGCAGCGCCCAGTGTCCATAGATCGCCGAGATTGGGTGGGGTGCCGTCGTAGGACAAGAGCCCAACTCC from Candidatus Obscuribacterales bacterium includes the following:
- a CDS encoding DMT family transporter, translated to GVGLLSYDGTPPNLGDLWTLGAALSYTLYIWRLEVHTPSFNALTLTAAQLWGTTAIALLWVFLGQAEYLMPSSWPNLPWPALMYLGIFTTAFTTVLQTWGQRFVGASQASIVYTLEPVWASIFAFVVINERLGIQGILGAAAILSATLLCQLAGQSDRP